The Candidatus Latescibacter sp. genome includes the window TCTCGTTCGTGAAGGCGACCGGGTTAAACGCACCGGAAGGGTCATGTCCGTTCCGGTTGGCGAGGCGCTTCTGGGGAGAGTGGTCAATCCTCTCGGGCAGCCGCTGGATCGTAAAGCAGATATAAAATTCGACCGAACGATGCCGATAGACATCAAGGCGCCGGGAGTAGTGGAACGTCAGCCGGTGAAAGAGCCCCTCCAGACCGGAATCAAGTCCATCGACGCCATGGTTCCGATCGGGAGAGGCCAGCGTGAGCTTATCATCGGCGACCGTCAGACCGGCAAGACCGCCATCGCTATAGATACCATCATCAATCAGAAGGGCGGAGATGTCGTATGCATTTATGTGGCCATAGGTCAGAAGATGTCCACGGTGGCCCATGTGGTGGCATCGCTCGAAGAAGCAGGTGCAATGGAATATTCCATTGTGGTGGTTGCCGGCGCCTCCGATCCCGCACCCTTGCAGTACATCGCACCTTTTGCCGGTGCAACCATGGGCGAATATTTCCGTGACAGCGGGAGGCATGCCCTCATTATCTATGACGATCTTTCCAAACATGCAGTGAGCTGGCGTCAGGTGGCGCTCATCCTGCGCCGTCCACCGGGCCGTGAAGCATACCCCGGAGATGTTTTCTACCTTCATTCGCGGCTTCTGGAACGTGCCTCAAAGCTGAGTGACAAGCTGGGCGGAGGGTCTCTCACCGCGCTCCCGATCATTGAGACACAGGCGGGCGATATCTCCGCTTACATCCCGACCAATGTCATTTCCATCACTGACGGCCAGATTTATCTTGAATCGAACATGTTTTATTCCGGATTCCGCCCCGCCATCAACGCCGGTCTTTCCGTATCGCGTGTGGGCGGCAACGCTCAGATCAAGGCGATGAAGCAGGTTGCAGGTCAGCTTCGTATGGACCTGGCGCAGTTCCGTGAGTTGGAAGCATTTGCCAAGTTCGGTTCGGACCTGGACAAGGCTACCCAGGACCAGCTCCGTCGCGGTCAGATCATGATGGAGATTCTCAAACAGGATCAGTACTCGCCGATGCCGGTAGAGAAGCAGGTGGCTGCACTCTTCATGGGTGTACGCGGTTTTCTGGATGATATTCCCATAGACCAGGTACGCCGGTTCGAGGCGGAGTTCCTGAAGTACATGGATACTTCGGGGAAGGATATTCTCCAGACCATCGCCCGTGAAAAGCTGCTTACACCTCAAACCACTGAGGCGCTCAATACAATCATTCAGGAATTCAAGAGCACCTTCGTTGTCAGGGAGCGTGGAAAGTAATGGCAACTGTAAGGGAAATACGCCGCCGTATCATCGCGGTGAAATCCACCATGAAAATCACCCGGGCCATGCAGATGGTGGCCGCCGCAAAGCTGCGCCGCGCCCAGGAGAACATTTTGAAAATCAGGCCCTACGCGAACCAGCTCGAGAAAACCATTGCCCAGGTTGCCATGCGCACCAAACGCGATTCTCACCCGCTCCTCCGTGAAAAGAAGTGCGAGTTGAAAAACATGCTCGTGGTGGTCACGGCCGATTCCGGTCTCTGCGGCGGATTCAATGCCAACACCATAAAGGCGGCGCGGAATTATATCGAGGAGCATCACTTTTGCGAAAAGATCGACATATATGCAATCGGCCGCAAGGGGAGGGATTTTTTCCGGAAAAACGGTTTCAATGTAGTCGGCCAGAAGGTGATGTTTTTCAACCGCCTCAAATACTCCGATCCTGTGGAGGTAGTAACTGACATCACGGATATTTATCTGAAGGGTGCTTACGACCGGGTGGACATTCTCTATAACGAATTCAAGAGCGCCATCCAGCAGGCCCTCCGGGTCAAGCAGTTTCTCCCTCTCGTGCCCGCCGAAGCCCCGGAAAGCATCACCCCGGTGGACTTTATCTATGAGCCGAGCGAGTTCTCTATGTTCGACATCCTGATCCCCTACCATCTCGAGACACAGATGTGGCGAATCATGCTTGAATCCTACGCCTCGGAGATGGGCGCGAAGATGACCGCCATGGATGCAGCCACAGAAAACGCCGATGATCTTTTGAACGCTCTATCCATCAGCTACAACCGCGCCCGTCAGGCTCAGATCACGAGGGAAATCTCCGAAATCGTGGGAGGCGCGGAGAGCCTGAACGCATAAATTCTTGACTTGCGACGCCGGATTTATTATGTTTAATATCTTAATGTGCTGCCCTGTGGTCTAATGGTAAGACGGCTGACTCTGGATCAGCTTATTGAGGTTCGAATCCTTACAGGGCAGCCAATGAAAGACAATAACTTACATAGATTCATCTTCTCTTTAAAAATCGCTGTCATACGCCTGTCATACGTTTGGATGAAATTCACCCCCTTTTCGAGGGGGTTTTCCCCCCCCCTCGCCAGGCAAAAAAAGGGGGAGCAGGTTTTTCCCAGCTCCCATGCCATGCCTA containing:
- the atpA gene encoding F0F1 ATP synthase subunit alpha, with translation MNIRPEEISSVLKQEISDFKIELDIEEVGTVIHIGDGVARVYGLNECMYSELIEFPNGVLGMAMNLEEGNVGCILFGSDRLVREGDRVKRTGRVMSVPVGEALLGRVVNPLGQPLDRKADIKFDRTMPIDIKAPGVVERQPVKEPLQTGIKSIDAMVPIGRGQRELIIGDRQTGKTAIAIDTIINQKGGDVVCIYVAIGQKMSTVAHVVASLEEAGAMEYSIVVVAGASDPAPLQYIAPFAGATMGEYFRDSGRHALIIYDDLSKHAVSWRQVALILRRPPGREAYPGDVFYLHSRLLERASKLSDKLGGGSLTALPIIETQAGDISAYIPTNVISITDGQIYLESNMFYSGFRPAINAGLSVSRVGGNAQIKAMKQVAGQLRMDLAQFRELEAFAKFGSDLDKATQDQLRRGQIMMEILKQDQYSPMPVEKQVAALFMGVRGFLDDIPIDQVRRFEAEFLKYMDTSGKDILQTIAREKLLTPQTTEALNTIIQEFKSTFVVRERGK
- the atpG gene encoding ATP synthase F1 subunit gamma encodes the protein MATVREIRRRIIAVKSTMKITRAMQMVAAAKLRRAQENILKIRPYANQLEKTIAQVAMRTKRDSHPLLREKKCELKNMLVVVTADSGLCGGFNANTIKAARNYIEEHHFCEKIDIYAIGRKGRDFFRKNGFNVVGQKVMFFNRLKYSDPVEVVTDITDIYLKGAYDRVDILYNEFKSAIQQALRVKQFLPLVPAEAPESITPVDFIYEPSEFSMFDILIPYHLETQMWRIMLESYASEMGAKMTAMDAATENADDLLNALSISYNRARQAQITREISEIVGGAESLNA